The nucleotide sequence AGTTTTAACCCCTTATACAGAAGCTTTTAAGTTTACTTATGTGTTGTTCAACCCCTGGTGCCCATGCTAATCTTGATCTCTGAACATCTGCAGTACTCACAAATTCGACACTGGAGATTGTCCCAGAAGCCAGCGACAACGGGTTGTACTTCTTTACATCCTAAGATACCGAGCATTGCTGGGCTATGAGGAAACAGATGCCTTCACGGTTCTGACTGCTTGCAAGACCGTAGCCACAGGTGCTGGGCACTGGAGATCCGGCTAAAACGGGTTTCTGGTTTGTCCATACTATTTGTAAAGGACAACATTCCACGTTTGAACAACATGGTTCGATTATGTTCTGATTTGTAAAACCGCTGGATATCAAACTCATGTTACTCATTGCATGTATGAATAATGGATGTTAAATGTACATATTAGTTCATTCTATTGCTGAAGGATGTGGCCTGTCTAAACGTTTCTAGTCATGAACGGTTCATGTCGCATGCAGTTTGTTCCATCCGCAGAGTTTAGACGTACTAGCAGTTGATTGATTGACACCGAGACATTCTTGAATGAAAAATTGAGTTCAGCTGCCAAATAGTGATGTCTCGTCATCGCATTCACTGCTATATATATGTTCCAATGTGAAGGAAAAAAATTTGGAGACTTTGCACCCAGGAACTGCAGCCAGTACAGAAACACAGATGCATATGTAGTACAAAATTCTTAGCTGGTGCTGGTGATGCGCATCTAGAATACGTTTAATCAGAAAAACCAAGAGCAGTTACAAACTGTGATGTATCACCGGGTCATACTTACGACTGCAGATTAGTTTGTACTACCCCGTGATCAACACTAAGATCTGTAATAATATCAAAAACGGCATTCAAACTTGTTTCAGGGCAATACTACAGCTATTTTCCATGTCCATGTAGCCGGAATTTCCATTGGCACCAACCTACTCGGATGAACCCCAGGAGACATTCTGGTCTAGGGTATCGTGCGAACTCATGCAGTTAACACATCCAAAATGCATGAATCTGCAAAAGAGAAAAAAGAAGTGACAAATGTGAGGGTAGCGTCATATGGAAGTAAAACAATGCTGGAACTACGTGCGATTTACGGAAGTTTACATAACGATAGATGGATATTATAAGATGAACACATGAAGTGTAATTTAAAACTTACAAAAGTCATCAAACTACAGGTTCTAAAGTTTACAGACTTTTGAACTTGGGCATTTTACAGAAGAAATGAATGTCATGGTACCCAACAAGTAGGACATAAAGGAAGCGATCACTTACCATCAGGATGCATGGTCTGAAGATTGCATATGCCATTTGGGAAAATGCATGTATAAACAGCTCCACTTCACCAGAGAAGCTAGTATGATTGCCACACATGTGCCACAAGGAGGAGGATCATCTAAAGCAAGCCCATTTCAGCCACACTCTAAGATAACAAGTAGAAAGGTGATCCGGTATGTCGGCCTGCATGAGTAAGATGACAGCCATGAGTACGAAATAAAAATTGATGAGTTCTCTGTTGAAGACATTGGTTGAAATAGTACAGAGGGAAGGCAAGAAGATAACATACAATGTCCCAAGGAGCAGAGAAGTCATCAGTTGACAGGTACCAGCTTCCACATTGTGATTCAATAGCCCTCTTCCCAGTGAAAGTTCTCAGTTCAAGCAGCTGATCAACATTATCCTCGTCGGAATCATATCTATGTCGTCTTCTCTTCttatctctctttctttttttatgaCTACTTCTAGTCAGATCCTTCTCATCAGTATCTGAAGTATGTGAAACTGAGTGCCCATCGTTCTGAACCAATGAATAATCATAAGCCTTGCGAAATTCTATGCTGTTACCAGTGAACAGAGATTCACAAGAAACAGCTGATTTGCATAATTTTGACAAACCACATAAAATTACCCAGGACTGGATGCCTATCCACTTGAGTGCGTCAGGAAACTTTGTACCCATGAAATCCTTTATGAGAGCAAAATGATTAGCATCAGTCAAGTCATTCATGGTCCTCACAAGCTCGTTCATCCTCCCTCgttcttcctcgtgttcttcgtcatTCATGAGATGCCAAAGTTGTCTACCCTTGGCAATGACACAGTTCAATAGGATAAGTTCATCAAGAGATATCTGATCAATATGTGCCGACAAAAGAACCTCAAGCCAGCAGCATGGGAATGCTAACTTTGTGCACTGTGCATCCGGACTGATGAGCTTCCCTAATGTTTTTAAGAAACGAAGAAGCCTTTGTTCGTCTAGATGAATAAGAACATACTGAGACAGGGTGGAAAACTGCTCCTCCATCAGAAAATCTTCAACTACTTGCCACACATCTTTGAAATTCCCCTCATACATCAAATAGACAAATTGATCTACAAAATATTCTGTATCAATTTGCAGTATTTGACCATCTTTGACAGAATCAGCAAGCTCTTCTGAAGACCAGAAGTCTGGGACATATTCAAGGAAATTTTCCACTGTCTGGAGAACATCAAGATCACGAAAGTAGTGAGGCTTAGTAGCAACAACAGCAGGAGACTGACCATGCCTGCCTTTCCACTCAAGCTCCTCCCAGCAAACATCACGATTAACAAATGCAAACTGAGCAAGTGCCCGAGCACCCTTTTTGTGTGCTGACTCCCCAGTAGCAGCAAAGTGGCTAAACCATTGCAGTATCCGCTCAGGGTTTCCTGCAGGTCATAATATATAATGTAAGCAATGATAGATCACATGTAAGAAGTGGCATCAGAACTAAATTCTATTGTATTGCATGATGAAAGACAAAACAATATTGTACCTAAGCTCTAACGCCTAAACATGTTTTGCTTAATTTGATCAAGATTTTATTAAAGCCGTCCAGCATAAAAAGGTACTTACATAGATTTTGAGTAAAGGGTAGGCAGAACATAACATACTGTTTATGTTAGAAAATTACATTTCTACAAGAGCATATGTATATGTAGCAAGCAATTCCTGTTAATAACTCCAAGATGTTTCTTGATGAACCATAGAATACACCACATCCAGAAAAGTGATCACTACCCGAAGGCACGTAGAAACAGGAAGAGAGGCAGGTGTTACTGTAACAACGTAACGAAAACATAATTTCGTTTTTTCTGTTAGTTTATGGCAGTGCATTACTGTAATGCCATGATATGCTACTAATATGACATACACTCTAACTTGTTGAAGCAATGCCCACAAGCAAGGG is from Triticum aestivum cultivar Chinese Spring chromosome 3A, IWGSC CS RefSeq v2.1, whole genome shotgun sequence and encodes:
- the LOC123062868 gene encoding uncharacterized protein produces the protein MVQLFLQVPADDGSVDTDAVRARRSLLDKAESVIKSVVRSGGRYEARMWLCSTVSSIHLLDPRDQRDLFLHLLEMKDLRRDVAARLLRMIFDKKPAKAGSVLAKKCHMLEKFFEGNPERILQWFSHFAATGESAHKKGARALAQFAFVNRDVCWEELEWKGRHGQSPAVVATKPHYFRDLDVLQTVENFLEYVPDFWSSEELADSVKDGQILQIDTEYFVDQFVYLMYEGNFKDVWQVVEDFLMEEQFSTLSQYVLIHLDEQRLLRFLKTLGKLISPDAQCTKLAFPCCWLEVLLSAHIDQISLDELILLNCVIAKGRQLWHLMNDEEHEEERGRMNELVRTMNDLTDANHFALIKDFMGTKFPDALKWIGIQSWVILCGLSKLCKSAVSCESLFTGNSIEFRKAYDYSLVQNDGHSVSHTSDTDEKDLTRSSHKKRKRDKKRRRHRYDSDEDNVDQLLELRTFTGKRAIESQCGSWYLSTDDFSAPWDIADIPDHLSTCYLRVWLKWACFR